A genome region from Arachidicoccus soli includes the following:
- a CDS encoding RNA polymerase sigma factor, which yields MAFQDFFNLWNERLFFYFLKKTKDEESACELTQLTFIKMWEYRSSLSEEYSLEVQLFRKAKLIFIDWLRKEATLRKRKEAEESFYASSINSITKHSETEKLHSALDQLPPMRRKVIELSHLRGYAYKEIAEQLNISVKTVDNHVYQALKQLRRIMMSFFL from the coding sequence TTGGCATTCCAGGATTTCTTTAATCTTTGGAATGAACGTTTATTTTTCTATTTCTTAAAGAAGACAAAGGACGAAGAAAGTGCTTGTGAACTTACACAACTTACCTTTATAAAGATGTGGGAATATCGTTCTTCTTTATCTGAAGAATATTCTTTAGAGGTACAATTATTTCGAAAAGCAAAGCTTATTTTTATTGATTGGCTGAGGAAAGAGGCTACATTGAGAAAGCGTAAAGAAGCTGAAGAGAGTTTTTATGCCAGTTCGATTAATTCAATCACCAAGCACTCGGAAACTGAGAAGCTGCATAGTGCTTTAGATCAGCTGCCACCAATGCGCAGAAAGGTGATTGAACTCTCTCATCTTCGAGGATATGCCTATAAAGAAATAGCAGAGCAATTAAATATCTCTGTGAAAACTGTCGATAACCATGTTTATCAGGCGCTAAAGCAGCTTCGAAGAATTATGATGAGTTTTTTTCTCTAA
- a CDS encoding translocation/assembly module TamB domain-containing protein: MKKALRIIFKLILWIIVSIVLLVVLLAVLIQIPSVQNFAKNKAVSYLENKIHTPVSIEHISLDLPKSLEIDRVFFSDQSKDTLLYGEKLKVGFDLFKLFKKQLIINAIDLQGITTHISRSADSVFNFDYIIHAFASKNTTQQSKDSSSSFKISLDKINLDKISVVFNDSISGNNAKLFLGHFNTRVKEFDINTMHFSVPKINLSDVNLQLQQFKTPANQTAANDTVASQPLNFHLSLGGIDLSKINVAYASPEMTANIQLNQLLLAFDKLDFIHQKIAINNISLDSTNAKVILKKPEKTKEIIVKTAKKIDTLISVSQSMPWAIEVKKIAIHHNNFQFDNEAEKSISKGLDYNHLNIKDFNLGIHNLVYETDSSSGVIDHLNFSEKSGLTLKELKTNFFYGPKGAYLKKLHLQTPNSSIQQSAIISYPSLNAVSKNIGLLGLNVDLKNCQLAVKDVLLLAPFLSKYPEINNYANSIIKINSKINGLVNDLHIKHLEISGIGHTNIAADAYMKGLPNASKAYMDIDLKVLNTTRRDLLTMMPKGSIPSNISIPNSIHAAGNFKGTIAQFVTALTLKTNEGNLNVKATIDKRQKDKEKYSANVVAQSINLGNIIKQPKKIGKVSLNMHIKGTSFNPKKASLALKGKVEQADIYGYNYQNLNLIGSASQGAYTINANMEDSNLHFNIDGNADLSKQYPSVKTAIIIDSINFQALHLSKAPRYFHGKIDADFPIADIDSLNGNLTASNLLFVDQGKRFVIDSMQLKSVYINDTGLIQLNSPIANAMFSGKYKLSKISGTFSRLLKKYFNTDLADSSKNQIVKDSAKNLKDSNADLDARFYASVVKTPLLSALLPDLKRLDTLELKGDITNNNITLDANLPNAVYGTDTVSNLSLNIHTADALYYRLNADIIKVGSSLQLLYPSLNGYALNNHLKTSLILRDSNKKEYYHIGLNTAIDSGKYLFSLIPDGLMLDYAKWNVANDNSIQYGKNGILIHNFNISNGNQNLVINSNPQENNAPIAIKLSNFKIETLTKMLKQDSLLVGGTINGNIVADSLAGNYKFNSDLNISNFNFRADTIGDIAIKVNNESKNVLKTNVNISGNGNQINLDGLYYLAPESKFDGDLNIAKLNMKSIEGLTFGSLRNTSGYINGDLKISGTTAQPSIKGDLHFKKVGFNVAMLNSYYSLPNETISFNDQGITFNKVKLFDSTGNKATIDGIIRTTDYSKYGFDLSLRAKDFRVINSTAEDNPFYYGKLFVNANFKINGDLTQPKINGTLGVNDKTNLTVVLPSDDPSIEDRKGVVEFIDKNSKPPLDSIFLAHQLDSLKNSEVKGFDINATINIQKNAAFTVVIDPRNGDKVYLKGEGHLNGGIDPSGKTNLTGTYEVNEGSYNLTYATVKREFNFQKGSSIVWTGDPTTANLNFTAVYVAKVPPIDLVESQLGPNENATQYKEKLPFHVELILKNELLKPDISFDIILPDSTYTLASGAISVINNRLAQVRRDPNEMNKQVLGVLVLGHFIGDNPLESSGGNAGLEGAIRNSVSSLLSDQLNRLANNLVTGVDLDFGLTSGEDYSSGTATNRTDLNVGISKKFLNDRLTVSVGNNFNLEGAQAGEKATNIAGNVSVNYKLSRDGRYLLRAYRRDRFIVIQGQIIETGLGFTLTVDYNKFKEVFQREEKNKKKERKAKKIYLLDE; this comes from the coding sequence TTGAAAAAAGCACTCCGCATAATATTTAAGCTAATTCTATGGATCATCGTAAGTATCGTTTTGCTTGTGGTGCTTCTTGCCGTGTTGATTCAAATTCCCAGCGTTCAGAACTTTGCCAAAAACAAAGCCGTTTCTTATTTAGAAAACAAAATACATACGCCCGTTTCTATTGAGCACATAAGCTTGGATTTACCTAAATCTTTGGAAATTGATAGGGTATTTTTTTCAGACCAGTCAAAAGATACTTTGTTGTATGGCGAAAAATTGAAAGTCGGTTTTGACTTATTTAAGCTCTTCAAAAAGCAGTTGATCATTAATGCAATAGACCTGCAAGGCATTACCACACATATTTCACGAAGCGCCGACAGTGTATTTAATTTCGATTATATTATTCATGCTTTTGCCAGCAAAAACACAACACAACAATCAAAAGACAGCTCCTCATCTTTCAAAATTTCTTTGGACAAAATTAATCTCGATAAAATATCTGTGGTTTTTAATGATTCCATTTCGGGTAACAATGCAAAACTATTTCTCGGTCATTTTAATACCCGTGTAAAAGAGTTTGACATAAACACCATGCATTTTTCAGTACCAAAAATTAATTTGTCCGATGTTAATTTACAATTGCAACAATTTAAAACACCTGCTAACCAAACTGCCGCAAATGATACAGTAGCAAGCCAACCTTTAAACTTCCATTTGAGTTTAGGGGGTATTGATTTATCAAAAATAAATGTGGCTTATGCAAGTCCGGAAATGACTGCGAATATACAGCTCAATCAATTGCTTTTGGCTTTTGATAAACTAGATTTTATCCATCAAAAAATTGCCATCAATAACATTTCATTAGATAGCACTAATGCAAAAGTTATATTGAAAAAGCCAGAAAAAACAAAAGAAATTATAGTAAAAACTGCAAAGAAAATAGATACCCTCATATCTGTTTCCCAAAGCATGCCTTGGGCAATAGAAGTGAAAAAAATCGCTATCCATCACAACAATTTTCAATTTGATAATGAAGCAGAAAAGTCAATTTCAAAAGGGCTTGACTATAATCATCTAAATATTAAAGACTTTAATTTAGGCATTCATAATCTTGTTTACGAAACAGATTCATCATCGGGGGTTATAGACCATCTCAACTTTTCAGAGAAAAGTGGCTTAACTCTAAAAGAATTAAAAACCAATTTCTTTTATGGGCCTAAGGGCGCTTATCTTAAAAAATTACACTTACAAACCCCGAATAGCAGCATTCAACAATCAGCAATTATAAGCTATCCTTCACTGAATGCTGTTTCAAAAAATATTGGATTACTTGGTTTAAATGTCGATTTAAAAAATTGTCAATTAGCAGTAAAAGACGTACTACTCTTAGCGCCATTTTTATCGAAATATCCGGAGATAAATAATTATGCCAATAGCATTATCAAAATCAATAGTAAGATTAATGGGCTGGTAAACGACTTACATATCAAACACCTAGAAATCAGTGGCATTGGCCATACAAATATTGCTGCTGATGCTTATATGAAAGGCTTACCCAATGCGAGTAAAGCCTATATGGATATTGATTTAAAAGTTCTTAATACTACAAGAAGAGATTTGCTAACAATGATGCCGAAGGGCTCCATACCATCCAACATTTCCATTCCCAATTCTATCCATGCGGCTGGAAATTTTAAAGGAACCATTGCACAATTTGTAACGGCGCTTACATTAAAAACCAACGAAGGAAATTTGAATGTAAAAGCCACTATTGATAAAAGACAAAAAGATAAGGAAAAGTATTCCGCTAATGTAGTTGCACAAAGTATAAACTTAGGCAACATCATAAAGCAACCCAAAAAAATTGGCAAGGTTTCTCTAAACATGCATATAAAAGGCACTTCATTCAACCCTAAAAAAGCCAGCCTTGCACTAAAAGGTAAAGTAGAACAAGCAGACATATACGGATACAATTATCAGAACTTAAATTTAATAGGGTCAGCATCACAAGGCGCTTATACTATAAATGCGAATATGGAAGATAGCAACTTGCATTTTAATATTGATGGCAATGCAGATTTAAGTAAACAATATCCTTCGGTAAAAACCGCTATAATTATTGACAGTATTAATTTTCAAGCATTACACTTATCAAAAGCACCACGATATTTCCATGGAAAAATCGATGCCGACTTCCCTATTGCTGATATAGATTCTTTGAACGGAAATCTTACAGCCTCCAATCTACTTTTTGTAGATCAAGGCAAGCGCTTTGTGATTGATTCTATGCAGTTAAAATCGGTTTATATAAATGATACGGGCCTGATTCAATTGAATAGTCCTATTGCAAATGCAATGTTTTCAGGTAAATATAAGCTATCGAAAATTAGCGGTACATTTTCCCGGCTTCTTAAAAAATATTTCAATACTGATCTTGCAGATTCTAGTAAAAATCAAATAGTAAAGGATTCTGCAAAAAACCTAAAGGATTCCAACGCAGATCTGGATGCGCGTTTTTACGCATCCGTTGTAAAGACACCTTTGCTCAGTGCTCTTCTACCCGACCTAAAAAGATTAGACACCTTAGAATTAAAAGGAGATATTACCAACAATAATATCACGCTTGATGCAAACTTGCCAAATGCTGTTTATGGAACAGACACTGTTTCCAATTTATCCTTAAATATACATACTGCCGACGCGCTTTATTATCGGCTCAATGCTGACATAATTAAAGTGGGTTCTTCCTTACAATTGCTTTATCCATCACTAAATGGATATGCGCTCAACAATCATTTAAAAACCAGTTTGATTCTAAGAGATAGTAATAAAAAAGAATATTATCATATTGGATTAAATACAGCAATTGATTCAGGCAAATACCTATTTAGTTTAATTCCTGATGGCTTAATGCTCGATTATGCAAAGTGGAATGTAGCAAATGACAATAGCATTCAGTATGGGAAAAATGGTATTTTAATACATAATTTCAACATCTCAAATGGCAACCAGAATTTAGTAATCAATAGTAACCCGCAAGAAAATAATGCACCAATTGCTATTAAATTGTCCAACTTCAAAATTGAGACTCTCACTAAAATGTTGAAACAGGATTCTTTATTGGTCGGAGGTACCATCAACGGAAATATCGTGGCAGACAGCCTTGCAGGAAATTATAAATTTAATTCAGATTTAAATATCAGCAATTTCAACTTCAGAGCAGATACGATTGGTGATATTGCCATTAAAGTAAATAATGAATCAAAAAATGTCTTAAAAACCAATGTGAACATTTCAGGTAATGGCAATCAAATAAACTTAGATGGTTTATACTATTTAGCGCCGGAAAGTAAGTTTGATGGAGATTTAAACATTGCCAAACTCAATATGAAGAGCATCGAAGGGCTCACCTTCGGAAGTCTTAGAAATACTTCTGGCTACATCAACGGTGATTTAAAAATTTCCGGGACAACTGCTCAGCCTTCCATTAAAGGTGATTTGCATTTCAAGAAAGTTGGTTTCAATGTAGCAATGCTGAATTCATATTACAGTCTTCCTAATGAAACGATTAGCTTTAATGATCAGGGAATTACCTTCAACAAGGTAAAATTATTTGATTCTACAGGCAATAAAGCCACGATTGATGGCATCATCAGAACGACTGATTATTCCAAATATGGATTCGACTTGAGTTTGCGCGCAAAAGATTTTAGAGTTATCAATTCCACCGCCGAAGACAACCCCTTCTATTATGGAAAATTATTTGTGAATGCTAATTTCAAAATCAACGGAGACTTAACTCAACCTAAAATAAATGGCACATTGGGTGTCAATGATAAAACAAATCTGACCGTCGTACTTCCTTCCGATGATCCTTCTATTGAAGACAGAAAGGGCGTTGTGGAATTTATTGATAAAAATAGCAAACCCCCACTGGATTCTATTTTCCTCGCGCATCAATTAGATTCTCTTAAAAATTCAGAAGTAAAAGGTTTTGATATCAACGCGACTATCAATATTCAAAAAAATGCCGCTTTCACAGTTGTAATAGACCCACGCAATGGAGATAAAGTTTACTTAAAAGGTGAAGGACATTTAAACGGTGGTATTGACCCTAGTGGCAAAACAAATCTTACAGGAACTTACGAGGTAAATGAAGGCTCCTACAATTTGACTTATGCAACTGTAAAAAGAGAATTCAATTTCCAAAAAGGAAGTAGCATAGTTTGGACGGGTGATCCTACAACTGCTAATTTGAATTTTACCGCTGTCTATGTCGCCAAAGTTCCGCCAATCGACTTAGTAGAAAGTCAATTAGGGCCCAATGAAAATGCTACGCAATACAAAGAAAAATTACCTTTTCATGTAGAATTGATACTGAAAAATGAATTACTAAAACCAGATATCAGTTTTGATATCATTTTGCCAGACAGTACTTATACGCTCGCTTCCGGCGCTATTAGTGTAATCAATAACCGTCTGGCGCAGGTACGCAGGGATCCAAACGAAATGAATAAACAGGTTTTGGGCGTATTGGTACTTGGACATTTTATAGGAGATAACCCTTTGGAAAGCAGCGGTGGAAATGCAGGGTTAGAAGGAGCTATCAGAAATAGTGTAAGCAGCCTGTTGAGTGACCAATTAAATCGCTTGGCGAATAACTTAGTCACAGGGGTTGACCTAGATTTTGGTTTAACCTCGGGAGAAGATTACTCTTCCGGAACAGCGACCAACAGAACCGATTTAAATGTGGGTATTTCAAAAAAATTCCTCAATGACAGGTTAACCGTAAGTGTGGGAAATAATTTCAATTTAGAAGGCGCACAAGCAGGGGAAAAAGCAACGAATATTGCAGGGAATGTTTCCGTAAATTACAAGCTGAGTCGTGATGGAAGATATTTGCTGCGCGCTTATCGCAGAGACAGGTTTATTGTTATTCAGGGGCAGATTATAGAAACAGGACTTGGCTTTACCTTAACTGTAGATTATAATAAATTTAAAGAGGTTTTTCAAAGAGAGGAAAAGAATAAAAAAAAGGAAAGGAAAGCAAAAAAAATCTACTTATTAGATGAATAA
- a CDS encoding SusC/RagA family TonB-linked outer membrane protein encodes MTFLAGVSLNTYAQSLVKVQGTVLSESGKTLQAVSIRAVDLQDKKASLQLSDSAGRFVFKNLQEEHHYNLYFTYVGYNDDSITNFVIRKGEVNSILMRLKEDKTALQDVVIVGYGTQTKTNLTGAITQISGKVLEDRPISRLSQGLQGAVANLNITTQYGGGAPNATQSLNIRGYTGLGTSGGPLIVIDGVQGGDIDAINPNDVESITVVKDAASAAVYGSSAPNGVILITTKQGKIGAKSTITYNNNFNIATPIGLPKMLNSVTFANLTNEAFENAGSADWFAPDVIQRMKDYQAGKITTQTEPDPTGTNWLEWGAANANNDWFKIYFKKAQLSQQHNISVSGGTAKTTYFIGAGYNDRNGMYNYGNDYYKRFNLRANISTEITKWMKFNLRTAYSKELYNTPNSYAGRTGGNYMHQIARKHPNIPLYDPNGAYDQISDVPLQLYGGRYNENWDKPTITGEFVFNLAKGWSTTVNYTYDATLNNISNHVKTVYYTNPDGSQSAIGGSTPNGFSRSSKDNTHQVVNAFSTYEKSYGNHHFKLLGGFESELYQNEGQSASVSNLFSDNVPSLSLAYGTTPSVSDNSAELASEGIFGRFNYDFKGKYLLNLVGRYDGTSRFLRGSRWVFNPGISAGWNIYKENFWKNLGISKVVNTLKVRGSYGSLGDQSLGLTPSNTDGWYRFYPSLGTSTPTQSNWLFNDGREAAISTPPLVNTSLTWMTIRSLDFGLDASLLRDRLTATFDWYKRSTNDYVGPPQQLPSVLGTGVPQTNSAAMETKGFELTIAWRDQIGQVNYGIKGMLSNYKGTVTKFPNPEGLLNNWYVGETMGQILGYKTAGYFKDDADVTNSPSQKGIYTKWGAGDIKYVDVNKDGAINYGKGTTSDMGDLVVLGNSTPQYAYSFLGDVSWKGFDASFFIQGIAKRDAYLSSNYFFGIVGNVWQSSPFTTNLDRWTPETPNGYFPKYYMSGENAKNQTPNGYAQSKYLLNAAYMRIKNIQIGYTLPKNLFKQIGVQRLRVYVSVDNLATFTPMDNHSNLDPELSISDAKIYPLQRNYSFGLNLTF; translated from the coding sequence ATGACCTTTTTAGCAGGTGTCTCCTTAAACACCTATGCGCAGTCTCTTGTTAAGGTGCAAGGGACAGTTCTTTCAGAAAGCGGCAAAACACTCCAAGCAGTCTCTATTAGGGCTGTCGATCTGCAAGATAAAAAAGCGAGCCTGCAGCTTTCTGATTCTGCAGGTAGATTTGTTTTCAAAAATTTGCAAGAAGAACATCATTACAATTTATATTTTACATATGTGGGATACAATGATGATTCAATTACTAATTTCGTTATTAGAAAAGGAGAGGTTAACTCGATATTGATGCGACTGAAAGAAGATAAAACTGCTCTTCAGGATGTGGTAATTGTAGGATATGGTACCCAAACCAAAACGAATCTTACTGGGGCCATAACTCAAATTAGTGGGAAAGTATTGGAAGACAGACCTATTTCAAGACTTTCTCAGGGTCTTCAAGGTGCTGTTGCCAATTTAAATATTACAACCCAATATGGTGGAGGTGCTCCTAATGCCACACAATCTTTAAATATTCGCGGCTATACAGGATTAGGCACTTCAGGTGGACCATTAATTGTTATAGATGGCGTACAAGGTGGCGATATCGATGCTATCAACCCCAATGATGTTGAAAGTATTACTGTTGTAAAAGATGCAGCAAGTGCTGCAGTTTATGGATCCAGTGCACCTAATGGCGTTATTTTAATTACAACAAAACAAGGTAAAATTGGTGCAAAATCCACCATTACTTATAATAATAACTTCAATATAGCAACGCCTATCGGTTTGCCAAAAATGTTGAATTCGGTAACCTTCGCTAATTTAACTAATGAAGCTTTTGAAAATGCGGGAAGTGCAGATTGGTTTGCTCCGGACGTTATCCAAAGAATGAAAGATTATCAAGCCGGCAAAATAACCACGCAAACAGAACCCGATCCCACTGGCACCAATTGGTTGGAATGGGGTGCCGCAAATGCCAATAACGATTGGTTTAAAATATATTTTAAAAAGGCACAACTGAGTCAGCAACACAATATCAGCGTATCTGGAGGGACAGCGAAAACTACCTATTTTATAGGTGCAGGATATAATGACAGAAACGGCATGTATAATTATGGAAATGATTACTACAAAAGATTTAACCTAAGGGCGAATATTTCTACGGAAATTACCAAATGGATGAAATTTAATCTAAGAACTGCTTATTCTAAAGAATTATATAATACGCCAAATTCATATGCCGGAAGAACAGGGGGCAACTACATGCATCAGATTGCCAGGAAACATCCTAATATCCCCCTTTATGACCCTAATGGAGCCTATGATCAGATAAGCGATGTCCCCTTACAACTCTATGGAGGTCGATACAATGAGAATTGGGATAAACCTACTATAACTGGTGAATTTGTTTTCAATCTGGCAAAAGGTTGGTCAACAACAGTGAATTACACTTATGACGCCACCCTGAATAATATCTCTAACCACGTAAAAACGGTATATTATACCAACCCTGATGGATCGCAAAGTGCCATAGGCGGCAGCACACCCAATGGATTTAGCAGAAGTTCAAAGGACAACACACATCAAGTAGTGAATGCATTTTCTACTTATGAAAAAAGTTATGGGAATCATCATTTCAAATTGTTGGGTGGTTTTGAAAGCGAGTTATATCAAAATGAAGGACAATCTGCATCTGTAAGTAATCTTTTCTCAGATAATGTTCCTTCTTTAAGCTTAGCTTATGGAACCACGCCATCAGTATCAGATAATAGTGCAGAGCTGGCTTCAGAAGGTATCTTTGGTCGTTTCAATTATGATTTTAAAGGCAAATACTTATTAAACTTAGTTGGTCGTTATGATGGCACTTCGAGATTTTTGAGAGGCTCAAGATGGGTATTTAACCCCGGTATATCTGCAGGATGGAATATTTACAAAGAAAATTTCTGGAAGAATCTCGGCATATCAAAAGTAGTGAATACGCTAAAAGTTAGAGGTTCTTATGGCTCTCTTGGAGATCAGTCTTTAGGACTCACCCCTTCCAATACCGATGGTTGGTATCGCTTTTATCCAAGCTTAGGAACATCTACTCCAACACAAAGCAACTGGCTTTTTAATGATGGAAGAGAAGCCGCTATTTCTACCCCACCACTTGTAAATACAAGTTTAACCTGGATGACAATCCGTTCCCTTGATTTTGGACTAGATGCATCTTTATTAAGAGACAGGTTGACTGCAACATTCGATTGGTATAAAAGAAGTACAAATGACTATGTAGGCCCGCCACAACAATTGCCTTCAGTTTTAGGAACAGGAGTACCTCAAACTAATTCTGCTGCAATGGAAACAAAAGGTTTTGAATTGACAATTGCTTGGAGAGATCAAATTGGGCAAGTTAATTATGGCATAAAAGGAATGTTAAGCAACTATAAAGGTACAGTTACCAAATTCCCCAATCCTGAAGGTTTACTAAACAATTGGTATGTCGGAGAAACAATGGGGCAAATCCTGGGATATAAAACGGCCGGATATTTCAAAGACGATGCAGATGTAACCAACTCTCCTTCACAAAAAGGGATATATACTAAATGGGGTGCAGGCGACATCAAATATGTTGATGTTAATAAAGATGGCGCTATCAATTACGGAAAAGGTACTACTAGCGATATGGGAGATTTGGTTGTATTGGGAAATAGCACTCCACAATATGCTTATAGTTTCTTAGGAGATGTTTCCTGGAAAGGTTTTGACGCAAGTTTCTTTATTCAAGGTATTGCTAAAAGAGATGCATATCTAAGCTCTAACTACTTCTTTGGAATAGTAGGAAATGTATGGCAAAGTTCACCCTTTACAACCAATTTAGATAGATGGACGCCGGAAACACCCAACGGCTATTTTCCTAAATATTATATGAGTGGTGAAAATGCAAAGAACCAAACACCGAATGGCTATGCACAAAGTAAATACCTATTAAATGCTGCATACATGCGCATTAAAAATATACAAATAGGATACACATTGCCCAAAAATTTATTTAAGCAAATAGGTGTACAAAGATTGCGTGTATATGTAAGTGTTGATAACCTTGCCACTTTTACCCCAATGGATAACCATTCCAATCTAGACCCGGAATTGAGTATTTCCGATGCCAAAATATATCCACTACAACGCAACTATTCATTCGGATTAAACCTAACATTCTAA
- a CDS encoding RagB/SusD family nutrient uptake outer membrane protein, whose amino-acid sequence MKQNNYIRLLVILMAVAFTSCQKGFLDRTPKTAISDAEFWKSPNDLRLYCNNFYNNYLPSYRGYNTWGPYSLDDYQGSDNLANKQYSQYILNGESITPSSSDSWSWSDIRNVNYFLQNYSKVNASWSAIQQYVGEALFFKSMLYFAKLQNFGDLPWYNKPLGVNDTLLLKAPRISRAIIADSIIKNLDSAIAYLPSKAVAEPMRVNKEVALALQARIALYEGTWEKYHAGTPFGVQGSTGTSFLQKAASASQLIIDGGLYGLDNVGVPFGYWKLFNQTDYSSSKEVMLWRKFDQSQGIYTLWSAYEKLGGGRGVTKSLVDAYLCKDGQPIAVSSLYKGDDSLKGVIANRDPRLSGLIQVNDGQHFVSTNVPFYAPAFTGANEDKNYTGYQLYKGLNIDPAQQNNSTGGTDGVIYFRYAEVLLINAEAKAELGTITQTDIDNTINKLRDRVGMAHLNMNAITPDPNWKFPTLSPLINEIRRERRVELACEGYRHDDIWRWNAAKQLIVGWRPKGAKYDQFVTMKGADGKPAFTASNLALLSKGADGYVDIYFKTPAMANGYQFQLDRDYLSPIPLDQITLNPNLTQNPGWGTH is encoded by the coding sequence ATGAAACAAAATAATTATATACGACTATTGGTAATTTTAATGGCCGTAGCTTTTACTTCTTGTCAAAAGGGCTTCTTAGACAGAACTCCAAAAACAGCTATTAGTGATGCAGAATTTTGGAAATCGCCCAATGACCTAAGATTATATTGTAATAATTTTTATAATAATTATCTACCCTCTTACCGTGGCTACAACACATGGGGGCCTTATAGCTTAGATGATTATCAAGGCAGTGATAATTTGGCAAACAAACAATACAGTCAATATATTTTAAATGGGGAAAGTATTACACCTTCTTCTTCTGACTCCTGGAGCTGGTCTGATATAAGAAATGTAAATTATTTCTTACAAAACTACAGCAAAGTAAATGCTAGCTGGAGTGCCATTCAGCAATATGTAGGAGAAGCTTTGTTTTTCAAATCCATGTTATACTTTGCTAAATTGCAAAACTTTGGAGATCTTCCTTGGTACAATAAACCATTGGGTGTAAATGATACTTTATTATTAAAGGCACCACGTATTTCCAGAGCAATTATTGCCGACAGTATTATAAAAAATCTGGACAGTGCCATTGCTTATTTGCCTTCTAAAGCTGTTGCAGAACCGATGCGCGTGAATAAAGAAGTGGCCCTTGCCCTTCAAGCAAGAATTGCTCTTTATGAAGGTACCTGGGAGAAATACCATGCGGGTACTCCATTCGGCGTTCAGGGCTCCACTGGTACAAGTTTTCTACAAAAAGCAGCAAGTGCTTCTCAATTAATAATTGATGGCGGATTATACGGGTTGGATAATGTAGGAGTACCTTTTGGCTATTGGAAATTGTTTAATCAAACCGATTACAGCAGTAGTAAAGAGGTAATGCTTTGGCGTAAATTTGATCAAAGCCAGGGTATTTATACACTTTGGTCAGCCTATGAGAAACTTGGTGGCGGTAGAGGTGTCACCAAGAGTTTAGTAGATGCCTATTTATGCAAAGATGGTCAGCCAATTGCAGTAAGTAGCCTTTATAAAGGAGACGATAGTCTTAAAGGTGTTATTGCCAACAGAGACCCAAGACTTTCCGGATTAATCCAAGTAAACGATGGGCAGCATTTTGTTTCTACCAATGTACCTTTTTATGCCCCTGCATTCACCGGAGCGAATGAAGATAAAAACTATACCGGCTATCAATTATACAAAGGATTAAACATTGATCCTGCTCAACAAAATAATTCAACGGGTGGTACAGATGGTGTAATCTATTTCAGGTATGCAGAAGTCTTGTTAATCAATGCAGAAGCAAAAGCGGAATTGGGAACCATTACCCAAACCGATATTGATAATACAATCAATAAACTTAGAGACAGAGTGGGAATGGCGCACCTGAATATGAATGCAATTACACCTGATCCTAACTGGAAATTCCCTACCCTTTCTCCATTAATCAATGAAATAAGAAGGGAAAGGCGCGTAGAGCTTGCTTGCGAAGGTTATCGTCACGATGATATCTGGAGATGGAATGCTGCCAAACAATTAATTGTTGGTTGGAGGCCCAAGGGCGCAAAATATGATCAATTCGTAACAATGAAAGGTGCAGACGGCAAGCCGGCATTTACAGCTTCTAATCTCGCTTTGCTTTCAAAAGGTGCAGATGGGTATGTTGATATTTACTTTAAAACGCCTGCCATGGCAAATGGATATCAATTTCAATTGGATAGAGATTATTTATCTCCAATACCTCTGGATCAAATTACCCTCAATCCTAATCTAACGCAAAATCCAGGTTGGGGAACCCATTAG